The following coding sequences are from one Thermoplasmata archaeon window:
- a CDS encoding fibrillarin-like rRNA/tRNA 2'-O-methyltransferase: protein MDPTNWPGVFREGRDLYTVNLRPGERVYGEELRVSARVEYRQWDPFRSKLAAWLLRGAEEAPWVGAKNVLYLGAAHGTTASHLSDLLPDARIFVVEKSPTSFAPLLALARRRTNLYPILADAQLPERYAADVGTVEFLYQDIAQRTQAAIFAENARSLLATGGRGLMMLKIRSVTQTRPAPAIVHAARSELSRDGLTVLSETALVPFSREHTALLVRS from the coding sequence ATGGATCCGACGAACTGGCCGGGCGTGTTTCGTGAGGGGCGCGATCTCTACACGGTCAACCTGCGGCCCGGCGAGCGGGTCTACGGCGAGGAGCTCCGCGTCTCCGCGCGCGTCGAGTACCGCCAGTGGGATCCATTCCGTTCGAAGCTGGCCGCCTGGCTCCTGCGCGGGGCCGAAGAGGCACCGTGGGTCGGAGCGAAGAACGTGCTCTATCTCGGGGCAGCGCACGGGACCACCGCGAGCCACCTGTCCGACCTGCTGCCGGACGCGCGGATCTTCGTGGTCGAAAAGAGCCCCACCTCCTTCGCTCCCCTGCTCGCGCTCGCACGCCGACGCACCAATCTATACCCGATCCTGGCCGACGCGCAGCTTCCCGAGCGCTATGCGGCGGACGTCGGGACGGTGGAGTTCCTCTACCAGGACATCGCCCAGAGAACGCAGGCAGCGATATTTGCGGAGAACGCAAGGAGTCTCCTCGCCACCGGCGGGCGGGGGCTCATGATGCTCAAGATCCGCTCGGTGACCCAGACCCGCCCGGCTCCGGCGATCGTCCACGCGGCTCGATCCGAGCTCTCGCGGGACGGCTTGACGGTCCTATCGGAGACGGCGCTCGTCCCGTTCTCGCGGGAGCACACGGCGCTCCTCGTTCGGTCGTAA
- a CDS encoding RidA family protein — protein MPSVTERLRELGILLPPPPKPVGSYAPVVADGPIAWVSGQIVVEGGAVAHPGLVDRDVSAEIAKDLARRATLQALSALTAALGSLDRVRRIVRVVVFVASSPGFVRQHEVGNGATDLLVQLFGEAARPARVSVGVTALPLNGPVEVEIVAAID, from the coding sequence ATGCCGAGCGTCACCGAACGCCTACGCGAACTGGGGATTCTGCTTCCCCCGCCGCCGAAGCCGGTAGGTTCCTACGCCCCGGTCGTGGCCGACGGACCGATCGCCTGGGTCTCCGGCCAGATCGTCGTGGAGGGAGGAGCGGTCGCCCATCCGGGACTCGTGGATCGGGACGTCTCGGCGGAGATCGCGAAGGACCTCGCGCGTCGCGCTACCCTCCAGGCCCTGAGCGCGCTCACGGCGGCGCTGGGATCGCTCGACCGCGTTCGGAGGATCGTGCGCGTCGTCGTCTTCGTCGCCTCCTCTCCCGGCTTCGTCCGCCAGCACGAGGTCGGGAACGGAGCGACCGATCTCCTCGTCCAGCTATTCGGGGAGGCGGCGCGGCCTGCCCGCGTATCGGTCGGAGTCACCGCGCTCCCCCTGAACGGACCGGTCGAAGTCGAGATCGTCGCCGCGATCGATTGA
- a CDS encoding DUF885 domain-containing protein — translation MTPNVPSAAGEFEALERQVVDHFFELYPNWAVSLGLHEYDGRLPLVSRASTDRWVGGAEALLQRLAAIDVRDDANRNIDRFLLQLLLEGPRFDLKDLGEFDRNPMVHLGSLSLTSYVARDYAPIAQRVEGIVQILDTIPEHLAEAHRRLGAKLPRPFLQLAVSMGRGLPAHFLEAEEFAAKADPLLGAQVAKVRRPAEAAITAFLAHIQDNLLPQSTEDFALGPPRFQRLLFVREGLETPFAEIEKAGWVDLKRNQARLAEIAAAEHSSEDTLFEGLRQDHTSAADLIPTAQAEVEFTRRFVQDRELVSIPDPANCKVEETPAWGRALSTASMDSPGPFDTSSGQGIYYVTPVDAKWSAKEQEEWLRSLNRTMLRNITVHEVFPGHFLQFLHLRQSSGSLSRKVYMSPSFVEGWAHYCEQLVIEQGMGGRGTSDEVAQIHDALLRDCRLIASVGLHTRGLSVADATRLFETEAHFEHLPAEREAVRGTFNPEYFCYTLGKLAILRARSKHLEPRFGGSLLRFHDTLLGFGCPPIGLFDRLLAPV, via the coding sequence ATGACACCGAACGTTCCGTCCGCGGCGGGGGAATTCGAGGCACTCGAGCGCCAGGTCGTGGACCATTTCTTCGAGCTCTATCCGAACTGGGCGGTCTCGCTCGGGCTGCACGAGTACGATGGCCGGCTGCCCCTGGTCTCCCGCGCCTCGACCGATCGTTGGGTCGGAGGGGCGGAGGCACTGCTTCAGCGGCTGGCGGCCATCGATGTGAGAGACGACGCGAATCGGAACATCGACCGGTTCCTCCTGCAGCTCCTGCTCGAGGGCCCTCGATTCGACCTGAAGGATCTCGGCGAGTTCGACCGCAACCCGATGGTCCACCTCGGCTCGCTCTCCCTCACCTCGTATGTCGCCCGTGACTACGCTCCCATCGCCCAGCGAGTGGAGGGGATCGTCCAGATCTTGGACACGATCCCGGAGCATCTCGCCGAGGCCCACCGGCGCCTCGGAGCGAAGCTTCCGAGGCCGTTTCTCCAACTCGCGGTCTCGATGGGCCGGGGCCTGCCCGCCCACTTCCTCGAGGCCGAGGAGTTCGCCGCGAAGGCCGATCCGCTCCTCGGAGCTCAGGTGGCGAAGGTGCGTCGGCCGGCCGAGGCCGCGATCACCGCGTTCCTCGCGCACATCCAGGACAATCTCCTGCCGCAGTCGACCGAGGATTTTGCACTCGGGCCACCGCGATTCCAGCGACTGCTCTTCGTGCGCGAAGGGCTCGAAACCCCATTCGCGGAGATTGAGAAGGCCGGCTGGGTGGACCTGAAGCGCAACCAAGCCCGATTGGCGGAGATCGCTGCGGCGGAGCACTCGAGCGAGGACACGCTGTTCGAGGGTCTCCGCCAGGACCACACGAGCGCCGCCGATCTGATCCCAACAGCGCAGGCCGAGGTCGAGTTCACTCGACGGTTCGTCCAGGATCGCGAGCTCGTCTCGATCCCGGATCCGGCCAACTGTAAGGTCGAAGAAACGCCGGCCTGGGGCCGAGCACTCTCCACGGCGAGCATGGACTCTCCCGGTCCGTTCGATACCTCGAGCGGGCAAGGGATCTACTACGTCACCCCGGTCGATGCAAAGTGGAGTGCGAAGGAGCAAGAGGAATGGCTACGTTCGCTCAATCGCACCATGCTGCGCAACATCACCGTACACGAAGTGTTCCCGGGGCACTTCCTGCAGTTCCTCCACCTGCGGCAAAGCTCCGGAAGTCTCTCTCGGAAGGTGTACATGTCCCCGTCGTTCGTCGAAGGTTGGGCGCACTACTGCGAACAGCTGGTCATCGAGCAAGGGATGGGAGGGCGCGGAACATCCGACGAGGTGGCGCAGATCCACGACGCCCTACTGCGGGACTGCCGCCTGATCGCGTCGGTCGGGCTCCACACCCGGGGCTTGTCCGTGGCCGACGCGACACGCCTGTTCGAGACGGAGGCCCATTTCGAGCACCTTCCGGCCGAACGCGAGGCGGTCCGGGGAACGTTCAACCCGGAGTACTTCTGCTACACGCTCGGGAAGCTCGCAATCCTCCGGGCCCGGTCGAAGCATCTCGAACCGCGGTTCGGGGGTTCGTTGCTCCGCTTCCACGACACCCTCCTCGGATTCGGGTGCCCACCGATCGGCCTGTTCGATCGGCTGCTGGCGCCGGTGTAA
- the msrA gene encoding peptide-methionine (S)-S-oxide reductase MsrA, with the protein MSEATSNGGAGTEVVTLGGGCFWCVEAVLSELRGVQKAVSGYSGGTVENPSYEEVCGGRTGHAEAVEVSFDPAVISLHDLLSVFFTTHDPTTRNRQGGDVGPQYRSVVFYRNAAQKAMAERVSGEIHAAKIWRGPIVTEIVPFVKFYPAEEYHQDYFRRNPEKAYCQLVIQPKVVKFRQHFATQLKH; encoded by the coding sequence ATGTCGGAAGCGACGTCGAACGGAGGGGCTGGAACGGAGGTCGTAACGCTCGGCGGAGGGTGCTTCTGGTGCGTGGAAGCGGTCCTCTCGGAATTGCGGGGCGTCCAGAAGGCGGTCTCGGGGTACTCCGGCGGCACGGTGGAGAACCCTTCGTACGAGGAGGTCTGCGGAGGTCGGACCGGTCACGCCGAAGCGGTGGAGGTTTCGTTCGATCCGGCCGTGATCTCCCTGCACGATCTCTTGTCGGTGTTCTTCACGACCCACGACCCGACGACCCGAAACCGCCAGGGAGGGGATGTCGGTCCCCAGTATCGATCGGTGGTCTTCTACCGGAACGCGGCCCAGAAGGCGATGGCGGAACGAGTGTCGGGTGAGATCCACGCCGCGAAGATCTGGCGCGGGCCGATCGTGACCGAGATTGTTCCCTTCGTGAAGTTCTACCCGGCCGAGGAGTACCATCAGGACTACTTCCGGCGGAACCCGGAAAAGGCGTACTGCCAGCTCGTGATCCAGCCGAAGGTCGTGAAGTTCCGACAGCATTTCGCTACCCAGCTCAAGCACTAA
- a CDS encoding chloride channel protein codes for MTSAGTDPQPLAPEDPPASKGWKAWAHSFTDTRALYRWALIGITVGVIAGFVALAFYYALQLASNSMLGGLLGINLPTNGSAPGTSFSWSTDPSTFFILPLLLIAGGFAVGLLVTNLAPETGGHGTDQAIRAFHRGRGAVRARVPPMKFLVSVLTLGTGGSGGREGPTAQIGSGLATFLAHPLGLTTRERRIAMMVGVGAGIGAIFKAPFGAALLSAEILYLSDFEPDVIMPSILGSVISYSIFGSVEGFGPEFATPAGLGWSPDQLPLYAILGVVCGLLGILYVVTFHRTHRAFDRVNAPTWARPAIGVAIVGALFVGLYYLVPQESHLLAVGGIGIGYGIVQWLLFQGSLPILVLVLLVGLIFVKIVATSLTVGSGGSAGLFGPGIVIGALIGFSVSGFTDQLVPSFAVTGDSAAFAIIGMMAFFGSVSRAPVAVILMVVEMTGSESLIVPAMIAIFIAYYVNARHNLYTEQVENRLASPAHTTEYFAEFLKHVPSSAAMRTDVPCAAPTASVEEAHRALGRSDVSVVAVIDHDRLVGEVRLADVLDVPLRERALETVQRIARENYPVVHPASTLLDTLGRMDAENADAILVVDPDDPHHLLGVVTRESITNFQRSPRA; via the coding sequence ATGACTTCGGCAGGGACGGATCCGCAACCGCTGGCTCCCGAAGACCCTCCGGCCTCGAAGGGCTGGAAGGCGTGGGCCCACTCCTTCACCGACACGCGGGCGCTCTACCGGTGGGCGCTTATCGGCATCACGGTGGGAGTGATCGCGGGATTCGTCGCGCTCGCGTTCTACTACGCGCTCCAGCTCGCGAGCAACAGCATGCTCGGCGGCCTGCTGGGCATCAATCTGCCGACGAACGGGTCGGCTCCCGGGACGTCCTTCAGTTGGAGCACGGACCCTTCGACCTTCTTCATCCTCCCGCTGCTCCTCATCGCCGGAGGCTTCGCCGTCGGTCTCCTGGTCACGAACCTCGCCCCGGAGACGGGCGGACACGGAACCGATCAAGCGATCCGCGCCTTCCACCGCGGCCGTGGGGCGGTGCGGGCCCGGGTCCCACCCATGAAGTTCCTCGTCTCCGTCCTGACGCTGGGAACGGGGGGAAGCGGGGGCCGCGAAGGTCCGACCGCCCAGATCGGCTCGGGCTTGGCGACCTTCCTCGCGCATCCCCTCGGCCTCACCACGCGCGAACGCCGGATTGCGATGATGGTCGGCGTCGGTGCCGGCATCGGAGCGATCTTCAAGGCCCCGTTCGGCGCCGCGCTGCTCTCCGCGGAAATCCTCTACCTTTCCGATTTCGAGCCGGACGTCATCATGCCGTCGATCCTCGGCTCGGTGATCTCCTATTCGATCTTCGGATCGGTCGAGGGGTTCGGGCCCGAGTTCGCCACCCCGGCCGGGCTCGGTTGGTCCCCGGACCAGCTTCCGCTCTACGCGATCCTCGGCGTCGTTTGCGGTCTCCTCGGCATCCTCTACGTCGTCACGTTCCACCGGACCCATCGCGCGTTCGATCGAGTGAACGCTCCGACGTGGGCGCGTCCGGCGATCGGCGTCGCGATCGTGGGCGCGTTGTTCGTCGGCCTGTACTATCTGGTGCCCCAGGAAAGCCATCTGTTGGCGGTAGGAGGCATCGGGATCGGCTACGGCATCGTCCAATGGCTCCTGTTCCAAGGATCCCTTCCGATCTTGGTCCTCGTGCTGCTCGTGGGCCTCATTTTCGTCAAGATCGTGGCGACCTCCCTGACGGTCGGTTCCGGGGGTAGCGCGGGGCTCTTCGGTCCCGGGATCGTGATCGGCGCGCTGATCGGGTTCTCGGTCTCGGGATTCACCGATCAGTTAGTTCCTTCGTTCGCGGTAACCGGCGATTCGGCCGCGTTCGCCATCATCGGGATGATGGCCTTCTTCGGAAGCGTATCGAGGGCTCCGGTGGCGGTGATCTTGATGGTCGTCGAGATGACGGGTTCGGAGTCGCTGATCGTCCCGGCGATGATCGCGATCTTCATCGCGTACTACGTCAACGCGCGCCACAATCTGTACACCGAACAGGTCGAGAACCGGCTCGCCTCCCCCGCCCATACGACCGAGTACTTCGCCGAGTTCCTCAAGCACGTGCCCTCCTCGGCCGCGATGCGGACCGACGTTCCCTGCGCGGCACCCACGGCGTCGGTGGAAGAGGCGCACCGCGCGCTCGGTCGATCCGACGTGTCCGTGGTCGCGGTCATCGACCACGATCGTCTGGTCGGCGAGGTGCGACTCGCCGACGTGCTCGACGTGCCGCTCCGGGAACGAGCGCTCGAGACCGTACAGCGGATCGCGCGCGAAAACTATCCCGTGGTCCATCCGGCGAGCACGCTGCTCGATACGCTCGGGCGCATGGATGCGGAGAACGCCGACGCGATCCTCGTTGTCGATCCGGACGATCCGCACCACCTCTTGGGAGTGGTGACCCGCGAGTCGATCACCAACTTCCAGCGTTCCCCGCGGGCGTGA
- a CDS encoding amylo-alpha-1,6-glucosidase gives MTASARPVLLTSLASAALLDGRGDLELVRETRGAPVDWGGVYAQSVRLTGPWRLSLRAGESAFELPATLIASESSNGIWRSRHRHGPIEIEQTVAPIADPPGVIRTLRTTTSEVVPGPLMIENHWSPYLLPVLIEGIRPLLFHAETRGEELRLRQREFGLSFRSTVLPTRLYLNRGSWIGGRYEGRLEEVASEHELLVAPGRTAEITFLIHGGLEREIGRRDAVEPALADPEMAAGRVGTADATWMERTPILRFPDAPELERAYSLARASLRRLYAAPGEGLNGLVAGYPWYSAIWCRDLAWMLPAVLWLGDVDWVERSLSSVFHYQLHADVPILGGRPGELPMQIAPGPIFLYGTSDTTLYYPGLIDRFIRHSGRTATAPSWNGVLERILSWGEARTDPKTGLFRNGGEVHSVGAVKDSLARVHYGIDAADTTIWDSTDRRDHAIDIQVLWNEALGAGARWTSRGADDPRSARWTAMADRVRDTVGRRYPWPEEGYLFDSMDAEGPVRKVRPNALRAVSAGWFDTAFARSVVHRAARDDLTTPWGVRTLSRLHATYDPQAYHDGQVWTIATAWAADAALAAGEQDIGMAYLETIARRIVEEGGYANECYRGDRPEPFNSCFLLGFSVAPFLTVVFERLWGLRIDAPRVRLTVRPVFPVTWTSASIAGLRIGEGSVDLDWSPSRLSVRWSGPSALTIVTPNGEGSVPSGTRRAFDLAARAGSK, from the coding sequence TTGACCGCGAGCGCCCGCCCCGTTCTGCTGACGAGCCTGGCTTCCGCGGCGCTCCTGGACGGGCGCGGAGATCTCGAACTGGTCCGGGAGACACGCGGGGCGCCGGTCGACTGGGGAGGCGTCTATGCGCAGTCGGTCCGCCTCACGGGGCCGTGGCGGCTCTCCCTGCGCGCCGGAGAATCCGCATTCGAACTGCCCGCGACCCTAATCGCTTCCGAATCGTCGAACGGGATCTGGCGGAGCCGCCACCGCCATGGGCCGATCGAGATCGAACAGACCGTCGCCCCGATCGCCGACCCTCCCGGCGTGATCCGTACGTTGCGGACGACCACCTCGGAAGTGGTTCCGGGTCCGTTGATGATCGAGAATCATTGGTCGCCGTATCTCCTTCCCGTCCTGATCGAAGGGATCCGCCCGCTCCTCTTTCACGCCGAGACCCGGGGAGAGGAACTGCGCCTGCGCCAGCGAGAGTTCGGGCTCTCGTTCCGGTCGACCGTTCTCCCGACCCGTCTCTACCTCAACCGCGGATCGTGGATCGGAGGCCGCTACGAGGGGCGGCTGGAGGAGGTCGCCTCCGAGCACGAACTCTTGGTGGCTCCGGGCCGAACGGCCGAGATCACGTTCCTCATCCACGGCGGGCTCGAGCGGGAGATCGGGCGCCGCGACGCAGTCGAACCCGCGCTCGCGGATCCAGAAATGGCAGCGGGGCGGGTCGGGACGGCGGACGCCACCTGGATGGAACGGACCCCAATCCTTCGATTCCCCGATGCGCCCGAGCTCGAACGTGCGTACTCCCTTGCGCGCGCCTCGCTCCGGCGCCTGTATGCCGCGCCGGGAGAGGGACTGAACGGGCTGGTCGCGGGCTACCCCTGGTACTCCGCGATCTGGTGCCGGGACCTCGCCTGGATGCTCCCCGCGGTGCTCTGGCTCGGAGACGTCGACTGGGTCGAACGCTCGCTCTCGTCCGTCTTCCACTACCAGCTGCACGCCGATGTTCCGATTCTCGGAGGACGTCCCGGTGAGCTCCCCATGCAGATCGCCCCGGGCCCCATCTTCCTCTACGGAACGTCCGACACGACGCTGTACTACCCCGGCCTCATCGACCGGTTCATTCGTCATTCGGGGCGGACCGCCACCGCCCCATCGTGGAACGGAGTGCTCGAGCGGATCTTGAGCTGGGGCGAGGCCCGCACCGACCCGAAGACGGGACTTTTCCGCAACGGCGGAGAGGTCCACTCCGTGGGCGCGGTGAAGGATTCGCTGGCCCGCGTGCACTACGGGATCGATGCCGCGGACACGACAATCTGGGACTCCACCGACCGACGAGACCACGCCATCGACATCCAGGTCCTTTGGAACGAAGCGCTCGGGGCGGGGGCTCGATGGACCTCGCGCGGAGCGGACGATCCACGCTCGGCTCGATGGACCGCGATGGCCGACCGGGTTCGGGACACGGTCGGCCGCCGGTATCCGTGGCCCGAGGAAGGGTATCTGTTCGATTCCATGGACGCGGAGGGACCGGTACGAAAGGTGCGACCGAACGCCCTGCGCGCGGTGAGCGCCGGCTGGTTCGATACGGCGTTCGCCCGCTCGGTCGTGCATCGCGCCGCGCGCGATGACCTCACGACGCCGTGGGGCGTGCGCACGCTCTCTCGTCTCCATGCGACGTACGATCCCCAGGCCTACCACGACGGACAGGTCTGGACGATCGCGACCGCGTGGGCGGCGGACGCCGCGCTCGCCGCGGGGGAGCAGGACATCGGCATGGCCTACCTGGAGACCATCGCCCGCCGCATCGTGGAGGAGGGTGGGTACGCGAACGAATGCTATCGAGGCGACCGGCCCGAGCCGTTCAACTCCTGCTTCCTGCTCGGATTCAGCGTAGCGCCGTTCCTCACAGTGGTGTTCGAGCGACTTTGGGGTCTTCGGATCGACGCTCCCCGCGTTCGCCTCACGGTGCGTCCGGTGTTTCCCGTGACGTGGACCTCGGCATCGATCGCCGGGCTTCGTATCGGGGAAGGCTCGGTCGACCTCGATTGGTCCCCGTCGCGGCTCAGCGTCCGATGGTCCGGCCCGAGCGCCCTCACCATCGTCACTCCGAACGGGGAGGGGTCGGTACCGAGCGGCACCCGTCGAGCGTTCGATCTTGCGGCACGAGCGGGATCGAAGTAG
- a CDS encoding alpha/beta hydrolase — protein MNDPVVTKTLEVRGGKISYDVGGRGRPIVFLHEGIADRRMWNREVPLFARDHRVVRYDLRGYGDSTPATSEYSPVRDLVALLDCLGLTRPLIVGPSVGGKIALDLTLAYPDRVGALLLIAPGYSGMDYDHVPGGKSTFERDERLSKAAADAWAAGRLEEATEHLRQLWASSLTGSALALFQTMVRHNAKEIFEERSGRYETREGEPAAARLREIHVPTRILVGDRDNPAMPHCANFLARGIGGAQVQLVPGADHLLNLSRPDAFDTALRGFIESLPSAGE, from the coding sequence ATGAACGATCCGGTCGTAACGAAGACGCTGGAAGTCCGCGGCGGGAAGATTTCCTACGACGTGGGAGGACGGGGTCGGCCAATCGTGTTCCTCCACGAGGGAATCGCGGACCGACGCATGTGGAATCGCGAGGTCCCGCTCTTCGCGCGCGACCATCGCGTGGTGCGCTACGACCTACGGGGGTACGGGGATTCAACACCCGCGACTTCGGAGTATTCTCCCGTCCGCGATCTGGTGGCCCTGCTGGACTGCCTTGGCTTGACGCGGCCCCTGATCGTCGGTCCCAGCGTAGGGGGGAAGATCGCCCTCGACCTGACACTTGCGTACCCCGATAGGGTGGGAGCCCTGTTGCTCATCGCTCCAGGGTATTCGGGTATGGATTACGATCACGTTCCCGGTGGAAAGTCCACTTTCGAGCGCGACGAAAGGCTCTCCAAGGCGGCGGCAGACGCCTGGGCCGCCGGAAGGCTCGAGGAGGCCACAGAGCACCTCAGGCAGCTGTGGGCCTCGTCGCTCACAGGAAGCGCACTGGCGCTCTTCCAGACTATGGTCCGGCATAATGCGAAGGAAATCTTCGAGGAGCGTTCCGGCCGATACGAAACGCGCGAAGGAGAGCCCGCCGCTGCTCGACTGAGGGAGATTCACGTCCCGACCCGGATCCTCGTCGGAGACCGTGACAACCCCGCGATGCCGCACTGCGCGAACTTCCTAGCGCGAGGGATCGGGGGCGCTCAGGTACAGCTCGTTCCCGGAGCGGACCACCTCTTGAACCTCTCCAGGCCGGACGCATTCGACACCGCACTCCGCGGATTCATCGAGAGTCTTCCGAGCGCTGGCGAGTAG
- a CDS encoding GNAT family N-acetyltransferase, with translation MKEARVREGRAHAALVFDGPDAVGWCQFGPAGELPNIRSRRTYEEGLREFPDWRITCFFIDRERRGEGIANFALREALWEIARLGGGTVEAYPEEVAGRKVSRSFLCSGTLGMFEKAGFEKTRKIAMHRWVVARRVSPDRAKHSAN, from the coding sequence ATGAAAGAGGCGCGCGTCCGGGAAGGGCGGGCCCACGCCGCACTCGTCTTCGACGGCCCGGACGCGGTCGGATGGTGTCAGTTCGGTCCTGCCGGAGAACTCCCGAACATCCGGAGCCGGAGGACCTACGAAGAGGGGCTGCGCGAGTTCCCCGATTGGCGCATCACCTGCTTCTTTATTGACCGAGAACGCCGGGGCGAGGGGATCGCGAACTTCGCCCTTCGCGAGGCGCTTTGGGAGATTGCCCGACTGGGAGGGGGAACGGTCGAGGCGTACCCCGAAGAAGTTGCTGGCCGTAAGGTCTCTCGTTCGTTCCTATGTAGCGGGACCCTGGGCATGTTCGAGAAAGCGGGATTCGAGAAGACCCGCAAGATCGCTATGCATCGATGGGTCGTGGCTCGTAGGGTTTCCCCGGATCGGGCGAAGCATTCCGCGAACTGA
- a CDS encoding 30S ribosomal protein S3ae, translating to MAEKEAPRKATLARTVKDKWRSKQWFKVRAPGLFQHAELGETTATEPEQIIGRTLETTLEELTGGADVAKAHVKLRFQIERIGGDGVAETKFIGHALTSDYVRRLARRKRSKIELSVDVTTRDGVQFILKPVAVGEERLQTRLRAELRHKMRSILIEEAKLRSGAEFVREILGGDLVKLLAHGMKSLYPLKKIEIRASVVLGTIADEAPAPESAASAIPSAAPEPVVAAGEAPPEA from the coding sequence ATGGCGGAGAAGGAAGCCCCGCGAAAAGCCACCCTGGCCCGTACGGTCAAGGACAAATGGCGCTCCAAGCAGTGGTTCAAGGTCCGGGCCCCCGGCCTCTTCCAGCACGCCGAGCTCGGAGAGACGACCGCGACCGAGCCGGAGCAGATCATCGGGCGCACGCTCGAGACGACGCTCGAGGAGCTGACCGGGGGCGCCGACGTCGCGAAGGCCCACGTCAAGCTCCGGTTCCAGATCGAGCGGATCGGCGGCGACGGAGTGGCCGAAACGAAGTTCATCGGCCATGCGCTCACCTCCGACTACGTGCGACGCCTCGCGCGACGCAAGCGCTCCAAGATCGAGCTCTCGGTCGACGTGACGACCCGCGACGGGGTCCAGTTTATTCTCAAGCCCGTGGCTGTCGGCGAGGAGCGCCTGCAAACGCGGCTGCGCGCCGAATTGCGGCACAAGATGCGTTCGATTCTCATCGAAGAGGCAAAGCTCCGATCCGGAGCCGAGTTCGTTCGCGAGATCCTCGGAGGAGACCTCGTCAAGCTCCTCGCACACGGGATGAAGTCCCTCTACCCCCTCAAGAAGATCGAGATCCGCGCCTCGGTGGTCCTCGGAACGATCGCCGACGAGGCCCCGGCTCCGGAGTCCGCGGCGAGCGCGATCCCGTCGGCGGCGCCGGAGCCGGTCGTGGCCGCGGGCGAAGCCCCGCCCGAAGCTTAG
- a CDS encoding MFS transporter has product MEGTREAPAPPAGFRTVLKNRQYLLFLASANSSAVGYSVYAISIVWLAYSVSGSLLVVGATLFIEYAAYTATFLLAPLVDRARNMRTIFLVSYPIQAVAAAGIGIGFHEGVLSVGLLLALVALISILWDLPWAAANAAPGVLLRPEEQFAAQGVAEAVGGANSIAGFAVGGALILVVGPQGGMYLYAGLLAVGALLAIPLHIPGHGQEGESFGESFRDGWREIFSGPGRPLLQLAAMDSIVGFFTSAPALLITLLASVTYAASASTGYAVLFTAEVVGGVAAGLVLGRLNPRGRIGRVLIGSLFAAAALIVLSVNLPPVVALGGIAWFAIGFASTAYLNAKYAFLRAAVPKGRLGRVVSNMYLFPGIAASIGALVIGDAAGSGDPWMVGILIAAGFLAAGLVGLWMPQVRALRY; this is encoded by the coding sequence ATGGAAGGGACCCGCGAAGCACCGGCCCCACCCGCCGGCTTCCGCACGGTGCTCAAGAACCGACAGTATCTCCTCTTCCTCGCATCGGCCAACTCCTCCGCCGTGGGCTACTCCGTCTATGCGATCTCGATCGTCTGGCTCGCCTATTCCGTTTCGGGCAGCCTACTGGTCGTTGGGGCGACGCTCTTCATCGAGTACGCCGCGTACACTGCGACCTTCCTACTCGCACCGCTGGTCGACCGCGCCCGCAACATGCGCACGATCTTCCTCGTAAGCTACCCGATCCAGGCCGTGGCCGCGGCGGGCATCGGGATCGGCTTCCACGAGGGGGTCCTCTCCGTCGGCTTGCTCCTCGCGCTCGTGGCCCTGATATCGATCCTTTGGGACCTGCCATGGGCGGCGGCGAACGCCGCCCCCGGCGTGCTCCTGCGCCCGGAGGAGCAGTTCGCGGCCCAAGGGGTGGCGGAGGCGGTCGGGGGAGCGAACAGCATCGCGGGGTTCGCCGTCGGTGGGGCCCTGATCCTCGTGGTGGGGCCCCAGGGCGGGATGTACCTGTACGCCGGCCTGCTCGCGGTCGGAGCGCTCCTCGCGATCCCGCTGCACATCCCCGGCCATGGCCAGGAGGGCGAGAGCTTCGGGGAGAGCTTCCGTGACGGGTGGCGCGAGATCTTCTCCGGACCGGGCCGACCCCTCCTCCAGCTGGCGGCGATGGACTCGATCGTCGGCTTCTTCACCTCGGCTCCGGCGCTCCTCATCACGTTGCTCGCGAGCGTGACGTACGCCGCATCGGCCTCGACGGGCTACGCCGTACTGTTCACGGCCGAGGTGGTCGGGGGAGTCGCCGCGGGTCTCGTGCTGGGGCGGCTCAACCCACGCGGACGGATCGGTCGGGTACTGATCGGTTCGCTGTTCGCCGCGGCAGCGTTGATCGTTCTCTCTGTGAACCTGCCGCCGGTCGTGGCGTTGGGCGGGATCGCGTGGTTCGCGATTGGGTTCGCCAGCACCGCCTACCTCAATGCAAAGTACGCCTTCCTGAGAGCCGCGGTCCCGAAGGGCCGGCTCGGCCGCGTCGTCTCGAACATGTACCTGTTTCCGGGAATCGCCGCCTCGATCGGAGCGCTGGTGATCGGCGACGCGGCCGGAAGCGGTGATCCCTGGATGGTCGGGATCCTGATCGCCGCAGGGTTCCTCGCGGCAGGGCTCGTGGGGCTTTGGATGCCTCAGGTCCGGGCCCTGCGCTACTGA